A window of Gambusia affinis linkage group LG03, SWU_Gaff_1.0, whole genome shotgun sequence contains these coding sequences:
- the mtrfr gene encoding mitochondrial translation release factor in rescue isoform X1, protein MSSLLPITSSLLGASRRLMWRSTPGLSPLLRLTPPAPSWVVAFGKKDLPDLPVLLEEELEEQFVRGSGPGGQATNKTSNCVVLKHIPTGIVVKCHQTRSVDINRKRARDIMREKLDVAYKGELSELVVKKKESVLRKQEKRKRVNENLERKRLFNEALAVDNKPGDDTA, encoded by the exons ATGTCATCCCTTCTCCCGATCACCAGCAGCTTACTGGGAGCATCCAGGCGGCTTATGTGGAGAAGTACTCCTGGTCTCTCTCCGCTGCTCAGACTGACCCCGCCTGCACCCTCATGGGTTGTGGCTTTTGGTAAGAAGGACCTGCCTGATCTCCCAGTCCTGTTGGAGGAAGAGCTGGAAGAACAGTTTGTGAGGGGATCCGGGCCAGGAGGACAAGCTACTAACAAAACCAGCAACTGTGTAGTGCTCAAACACATCCCCACCGGGATTGTAGTGAAG TGTCATCAGACCAGATCTGTGGATATAAACCGAAAGCGTGCCCGGGATATAATGAGGGAGAAACTTGATGTGGCGTATAAGGGTGAACTCAGTGAGTTGGTGGTGAAGAAGAAAGAATCTGTGTtgaggaaacaagaaaaacgGAAGAGAGTGAATGAGAATTTGGAGAGGAAAAGACTGTTTAATGAAGCCTTGGCTGTAGACAATAAACCTGGAGATGACACCgcttaa
- the mtrfr gene encoding mitochondrial translation release factor in rescue isoform X2, with protein sequence MWRSTPGLSPLLRLTPPAPSWVVAFGKKDLPDLPVLLEEELEEQFVRGSGPGGQATNKTSNCVVLKHIPTGIVVKCHQTRSVDINRKRARDIMREKLDVAYKGELSELVVKKKESVLRKQEKRKRVNENLERKRLFNEALAVDNKPGDDTA encoded by the exons ATGTGGAGAAGTACTCCTGGTCTCTCTCCGCTGCTCAGACTGACCCCGCCTGCACCCTCATGGGTTGTGGCTTTTGGTAAGAAGGACCTGCCTGATCTCCCAGTCCTGTTGGAGGAAGAGCTGGAAGAACAGTTTGTGAGGGGATCCGGGCCAGGAGGACAAGCTACTAACAAAACCAGCAACTGTGTAGTGCTCAAACACATCCCCACCGGGATTGTAGTGAAG TGTCATCAGACCAGATCTGTGGATATAAACCGAAAGCGTGCCCGGGATATAATGAGGGAGAAACTTGATGTGGCGTATAAGGGTGAACTCAGTGAGTTGGTGGTGAAGAAGAAAGAATCTGTGTtgaggaaacaagaaaaacgGAAGAGAGTGAATGAGAATTTGGAGAGGAAAAGACTGTTTAATGAAGCCTTGGCTGTAGACAATAAACCTGGAGATGACACCgcttaa
- the kmt5ab gene encoding lysine methyltransferase 5Ab gives MAKGKRKGVKTDKKTGETAEQTTSSQAETKENKPQINKKCVGKAQSVLQSLRSPDKPRSPLSDSSSMLILERNDSDATDPGLPKLKQDTTDKAKSKSCSSKEQKPDGPCQSETKKQISGKLEQKEPSADGSHAVPSATPRSKAHRRKLGAKKVENKTLQNRKVTDYFPIRRSNRKTKTEIKSEEHRHIDDLLKNGVEEGLEVKHIEGKGRGVFALKSFKKGDFVVEYHGNLLDLAEAKKKEAQYSEDPKTGCYMYYFQYQAKTYCIDATKETDRLGRLLNHSKSGNCQTRLHPIDGTPHLIFVASRDIKAEEELLYDYGDRSKESISAHPWLKY, from the exons ATGGCAAAAG GGAAGAGAAAAGGAGTAAAAACGGACAAAAAAACAGGTGAGACTGCTGAACAAACAACTTCCTCACAAGcggagacaaaagaaaacaagccaCAAATTAACAAG AAATGTGTTGGTAAAGCAcaatcagttctccagagtctgcGCAGTCCAGATAAACCCAGGTCCCCACTGAGCGACAGCTCCAGCATGCTTATCCTGGAGAGGAATGATTCTGATGCCACTGATCCTGGTCTGCCAAAGCTGAAGCAAG ACACAACCGATAAAGCAAAATCTAAGAGCTGTAGCTCCAAAGAGCAGAAGCCGGACGGGCCGTGTCAAAGTGAGACGAAAAAGCAAATCTCTGGCAAACTAGAGCAAAAAGAGCCCAGCGCAGATGGAAGCCACGCAGTTCCATCAGCCACACCTCGGAGCAAAGCCCACCGCCGCAAGCTTGGAGCAAAAAA GGTGGAGAACAAAactcttcaaaacagaaaagtcacAGATTATTTTCCCATCAGGAGAAGTAACAGGAAAACTAAAACGGAGATAAAG AGTGAAGAACACAGACACATTGATGACCTGTTAAAGAACGGCGTCGAAGAAGGACTGGAG GTCAAACACATAGAAGGAAAAGGAAGAGGAGTCTTTGCTCTGAAGAGTTTCAAAAAGGGAGATTTTGTTGTGGAGTACCATGGCAACCTGCTGGACCTGGCTGAGGCCAAAAAGAAAGAGGCCCAGTATTCTGAGGACCCTAAAACAGGCTGTTACATGTATTACTTCCAGTATCAAGCTAAAACATACTG CATAGATGCTACCAAAGAAACAGACCGTCTTGGACGGCTGTTGAACCACAGTAAAAGTGGGAACTGCCAGACGAGGCTCCACCCCATCGATGGGACACCTCATCTGATCTTTGTGGCCTCCAGGGACATCAaggcagaggaggagctgctctACGACTACGGGGATCGGAGCAAAGAGTCCATCTCTGCACACCCCTGGcttaaatactga
- the rilpl2 gene encoding RILP-like protein 2 isoform X2 yields the protein MEFGEESSPALAFEKDAFELTVEDVYDISYVIGRDLLKISSTGEEVSDLQFRIVRVLEMFETLVNKYNLSVEELKMERDNLKAELDRIIREGSSSSGQSGQTVGANQLVVDLNDPNRPRFTMQELKEVLQERNQLKAQLMVAQEELQLYKSGILPQSEPAMVDVDLGTPPATEDSSSTITEKTTIGKLFSFRRK from the exons ATGGAGTTTGGTGAAGAATCGTCGCCTGCTCTGGCCTTCGAGAAGGACGCTTTTGAGCTCACTGTCGAAGATGTGTATGACATTTCCTACGTGATCGGCCgagatttgttaaaaataagcAGCACCGGTGAAGAAGTGTCGGATTTACAGTTCAGGATCGTCCGAgtcctggaaatgtttgaaactcTGGTGAACAAGTACAATCTGTCAGTTGAGGAGCTGAAAATGGAGCGGGACAACCTGAAGGCAGAGCTGGACAGGATCATCAGGGAGGGCTCTTCCTCCTCCGGACAGAGCGGG CAAACTGTGGGAGCTAATCAACTGGTGGTGGACCTGAATGACCCCAACAGACCGCGCTTCACCATGCAGGAGCTGAAGGAGGTTCTGCAGGAGAGGAACCAGCTGAAGGCTCAGCTCATGGTGGCCCAAGAGGAGCTTCAGCTGTACAAGAG TGGGATTCTACCTCAATCTGAACCCGCCATGGTTGACGTGGATCTGGGTACGCCACCAGCCACAGAGGACAGTTCATCCACAATAACTGAGAAGACAACTATAGGAAAACT gttttcattcAGGAGAAAATGA
- the rilpl2 gene encoding RILP-like protein 2 isoform X1 — translation MEFGEESSPALAFEKDAFELTVEDVYDISYVIGRDLLKISSTGEEVSDLQFRIVRVLEMFETLVNKYNLSVEELKMERDNLKAELDRIIREGSSSSGQSGQQTVGANQLVVDLNDPNRPRFTMQELKEVLQERNQLKAQLMVAQEELQLYKSGILPQSEPAMVDVDLGTPPATEDSSSTITEKTTIGKLFSFRRK, via the exons ATGGAGTTTGGTGAAGAATCGTCGCCTGCTCTGGCCTTCGAGAAGGACGCTTTTGAGCTCACTGTCGAAGATGTGTATGACATTTCCTACGTGATCGGCCgagatttgttaaaaataagcAGCACCGGTGAAGAAGTGTCGGATTTACAGTTCAGGATCGTCCGAgtcctggaaatgtttgaaactcTGGTGAACAAGTACAATCTGTCAGTTGAGGAGCTGAAAATGGAGCGGGACAACCTGAAGGCAGAGCTGGACAGGATCATCAGGGAGGGCTCTTCCTCCTCCGGACAGAGCGGG CAGCAAACTGTGGGAGCTAATCAACTGGTGGTGGACCTGAATGACCCCAACAGACCGCGCTTCACCATGCAGGAGCTGAAGGAGGTTCTGCAGGAGAGGAACCAGCTGAAGGCTCAGCTCATGGTGGCCCAAGAGGAGCTTCAGCTGTACAAGAG TGGGATTCTACCTCAATCTGAACCCGCCATGGTTGACGTGGATCTGGGTACGCCACCAGCCACAGAGGACAGTTCATCCACAATAACTGAGAAGACAACTATAGGAAAACT gttttcattcAGGAGAAAATGA
- the LOC122828797 gene encoding RILP-like protein 1 yields MSALDRPAAELTVMDVYDIAAVLGQEFERVIDKFGCECLVGVVPRVVRVLEFLEALVGRGTAGQEAEDLRRELDRLQRERSDRYEQERKHQKELEQVEDVWRGEVQDLLSQITQLQAENKRLLVSLSLKESPVTEEDLQKHQAQTSEKESQVIQKLKVLVDKQRDEIRAKDHELTLRNGDVEALQLQQHRLIRINQDLLHRTGLMEAQGKTLIQQRAELEASAQAQQQEYAMLQLEVRRLTKELQEKELERELLEIESPLGTRSGNSSPTSAPMMAAETILSDSVKPRSVWVECGGDPGFMAKCLECDKSLSLLSTAANGKNEGDLTKEEHTAAHVLTQSAPAEAEDEADKPRFTLQELQDVLQEKNELKAQVFILQEELAYYKSEDLEDDTSPSVPATNTPSPLTTADQPESGIRRLIFTAIMPMVAAGLITDDPTLLPIRRLVSFV; encoded by the exons ATGTCAGCGCTGGACAGACCCGCGGCGGAGCTCACCGTCATGGATGTGTACGACATCGCGGCGGTGCTCGGCCAGGAGTTTGAGCGGGTCATAGACAAGTTCGGGTGCGAGTGTCTGGTTGGGGTGGTTCCCCGAGTGGTGCGGGTTCTGGAGTTTCTGGAGGCACTTGTGGGCCGCGGAACAGCTGGACAGGAGGCAGAGGACCTGCGCAGGGAGCTGGACAGGCTGCAGCGGGAGCGGAGCGACAGATACGAGCAGGAGAGGAAGCACCAGAAG GAATTGGAGCAGGTGGAAGATGTATGGAGGGGAGAAGTCCAGGACCTGCTGTCTCAAATTACTCAGCTTCAGGCAGAGAACAAGAGGCTGTTGGTGAGCCTCTCGCTGAAAGAGTCCCCCGTCACAGAGGAGGACCTACAGAAACACCAAG CACAAACATCTGAGAAAGAAAGCCAAGTGATACAGAAGCTAAAAGTCTTGGTGGATAAACAGAGAGACGAAATCCGTGCCAAAGACCACGAGCTAACGCTAAGAAACGGAGATGTAGAAGCG ctccagctgcagcagcatcggCTCATCAGAATCAACCAGGACCTTCTTCATAGGACCGGACTGATGGAGGCTCAGGGCAAGACGCTGATCCAGCAGAGAGCTGAGCTGGAGGCCTCTGCCCAGGCACAGCAGCAGGAGTACGCaatgctgcagctggaggtCAGGAGACTAACAAAGGAGCTCCAGGAGAAGGAACTAGAAAGAGAGCTTCTAGAGATAGAATCCCCTCTGGGAACAAGATCTGGGAACTCTTCACCAACATCGGCACCAATGATG GCTGCAGAAACCATTCTTTCTGACTCTGTCAAACCACGTTCTGTGTGGGTGGAGTGTGGAGGGGATCCTGGCTTCATGGCAAAGTGCCTCGAGTGTGACAAGAGCCTCTCACTTCTGTCAACagcagcaaatggaaaaaatgagGGAGACCTTACTAAAGAAGAACACACTGCAGCACATGTTCTG ACACAGTCAGCTCCTGCAGAGGCTGAGGATGAGGCAGACAAACCTCGTTTCACCttgcaggagctgcaggatgTCCTGCAGGAGAAGAATGAACTCAAAGCCCAGGTGTTCATACTCCAGGAAGAGTTGGCATATTACAAAAG TGAGGACTTGGAAGATGACACCAGTCCTAGTGTCCCTGCCACAAATACCCCATCACCACTAACTACAGCTGATCAGCCTGAATCAGGAATAAGACGGCT GATCTTCACTGCCATAATGCCAATGGTGGCTGCCGGTTTAATCACAGACGATCCCACATTGTTGCCAATAAGAAGACTTGTTTCCTTTGTATGA